A single genomic interval of Coccidioides posadasii str. Silveira chromosome 1, complete sequence harbors:
- a CDS encoding uncharacterized protein (antiSMASH:Cluster_1.8~EggNog:ENOG410PHJC~COG:Q~BUSCO:4138at33183), with amino-acid sequence MASYEKASLKSCDDWPNPQGFDTSYEERTPIALTVTGEIPSWAAGTLYRSGIGQAEINTENNGTFKTRHWFDALAVVHRFQILPPNKDHPKVRVIYNSRSTCDGLIRQIQKTGDPRVMSFGRRYDPCRSLFQKVMSVFHKGGDPAPDEVSMSVTLSVGFPGMEKIEGKGGDSRSSMKIRNLINKTDNSKLQALDPETLEPVGIASQTILHPDLKGPCSSAHAKSDPVTGDVYNFNLEFGRDPTYRIFRVSASTGQTSILATLHAAAAYIHSFCLTENYVILCVWNSFHVAGGLKVLWTRNIVDALSYDSTRPARWYVIDRRPPDEGGRGLVAVYESDAFFCFHTVNSYEQPSSSGKGKDIVADLIVYNNINCLTHFYLENLTSTPSSASPKPAHLSYTTRLTRFRLPCVPAAESMDIKSPSRAVIEFQTDPDEIFELPTLNPHYVTHPHRYIYGVRHTNNSTFFDGLVKYDTVTHRITGWNEHGQSASEAIFIPRKSKDGAEEYDEDDGVLLSVVLNGNTNKSYLLVLDAKTMTEVARADTNGAIGFGFHGTHVPDIGGKGLDF; translated from the exons ATGGCAAGTTATGAAAAGGCGTCGCTCAAATCCTGCGATGATTGGCCAAATCCTCAGGGC TTCGATACTTCCTACGAAGAGAGGACCCCCATAGCCCTCACTGTAACCGGGGAGATTCCTTCCTGGGCGGCTGGGACCCTTTATCGCTCTGGAATTGGCCAAGCAGAGATCAACACGGAGAACAATGGCACGTTTAAGACGAGACACTGGTTCGACGCCCTTGCTGTTGTCCATCGTTTCCAGATCCTGCCGCCAAATAAGGATCACCCCAAGGTGCGGGTGATATACAACTCACGTAGCACCTGTGATGGGCTTATCAGGCAAATCCAGAAGACTGGCGACCCAAGGGTGATGTCGTTTGGGAGAAGATATGATCCATGCCGAAGTCTTTTCCAAAAGGTAATGTCTGTGTTCCACAAAGGGGGCGATCCTGCGCCAGATGAGGTTTCAATGTCGGTTACTTTATCGGTTGGGTTTCCCGGGATGGAGAAGATTGAAGGAAAAGGCGGTGACAGTCGATCGTCTATGAAGATACGAAACCTGATTAACAAGACGGATAACTCAAAACTTCAGGCTCTGGACCCAGAAACTCTTGAGCCCGTTGGCATAGCTTCGCAAACAATCCTACATCCAGATTTAAAGGGTCCTTGTTCGTCCGCCCACGCCAAGTCCGACCCGGTTACTGGGGATGTGTACAACTTCAATCTGGAATTCGGTCGCGACCCGACTTATCGTATATTCCGCGTGTCCGCCTCAACCGGTCAGACATCAATTCTTGCCACGCTACATGCCGCCGCAGCCTATATTCACTCGTTTTGTCTCACTGAAAACTACGTTATTCTTTGTGTCTGGAATTCATTCCACGTCGCCGGCGGCTTGAAGGTACTCTGGACCCGAAATATAGTTGATGCATTGTCGTATGATTCAACACGACCTGCTCGGTGGTATGTTATCGATCGCCGTCCGCCAGATGAAGGTGGGCGGGGGCTTGTAGCTGTGTACGAGAGCGATGCGTTCTTCTGCTTCCATACTGTCAACTCCTATGAACAGCCCTCCTCTTCAGGCAAGGGAAAAGATATCGTTGCTGATCTAATTGTATACAATAATATCAACTGCCTAACGCATTTCTACCTCGAAAACCTCACGTCTACACCCTCATCGGCCTCACCCAAACCTGCGCACCTCAGTTACACTACGCGGTTGACCAGATTCCGGCTTCCATGTGTTCCGGCGGCAGAATCAATGGATATCAAGTCACCAAGCAGAGCTGTGATTGAATTCCAAACCGATCCCGATGAGATATTCGAACTTCCGACTCTTAATCCCCACTACGTTACGCATCCACATCGCTACATATACGGTGTCAGACACACAAACAACTCTACTTTCTTCGATGGGCTTGTCAAGTACGATACGGTAACACATCGAATTACGGGCTGGAACGAGCATGGTCAGAGTGCGAGTGAAGCCATCTTTATCCCGCGTAAGTCGAAAGACGGCGCGGAGGAATATGATGAGGACGACGGTGTTCTGCTCTCAGTGGTTCTCAATGGGAACACAAACAAGTCCTATCTCTTGGTTCTTGACGCGAAGACCATGACAGAGGTTGCGAGGGCTGATACCAATGGAGCGATTGGATTTGGCTTTCATGGGACGCATGTTCCGGATATCGGTGGGAAAGGATTGGATTTCTAA
- a CDS encoding uncharacterized protein (antiSMASH:Cluster_1.8), with protein MEARPSIGQGKDRWVACSILDQQLFATRYESTGLSFEGTLASPLSFAYQNSPESSRLDDTGVFCWFVDPKNSGSPIVAALRRANR; from the exons ATGGAAGCCCGGCCGAGCATTGGTCAGGGCAAAGACCGGTGGGTCGCCTGTTCAATTCTCGACCAGCAGCTCTTTGCCACACGCTAT GAGAGCACTGGCCTTAGTTTCGAGGGTACGCTGGCCTCTCCCTTATCGTTTGCCTATCAGAATTCTCCGGAATCATCACGCCTGGACGACACCGGTGTTTTCTGCTGGTTCGTGGATCCCAAGAACTCGGGTAGCCCGATCGTCGCTGCGTTGCGGCGCGCCAACCGCTAG
- a CDS encoding uncharacterized protein (antiSMASH:Cluster_1.8~EggNog:ENOG410PQXY~COG:S) produces MASTKQTPMSGAPARRAFAESRSKGRASNTRDANPLEAVLLHTQTPPPGYTFVPKGNVYITRNSRLQTHQSNKPVYTVEHSKTKRTLGICVPLDIHARVLDLAADTSEARGLAVAQKDARHARHAKAALEREFPYIPAQDMRAILNHAFLKGSGRVGRSGTVGSDERKVELAAEAHIRHLHTGYEGLLDSGMDREDARKLVWDRVKEVKRMWKEGV; encoded by the exons ATGGCTTCCACCAAGCAGACTCCTATGTCCGGTGCGC CGGCAAGGCGGGCTTTCGCTGAGTCAAGATCCAAAGGAAGGGCCTCGAACACGAGGGATGCGAACCCACTCGAAGCT GTCCTCCTACACACCCAAACCCCGCCACCTGGCTACACTTTCGTCCCCAAAGGCAACGTCTACATCACCCGCAACAGCCGTCTCCAAACCCACCAATCCAACAAACCCGTCTACACAGTGGAACATTCTAAAACCAAGCGCACGCTAGGCATCTGTGTGCCATTAGATATCCATGCCAGAGTTCTTGACCTCGCTGCCGATACCTCTGAGGCACGTGGGCTTGCAGTCGCCCAAAAGGACGCCCGCCATGCACGCCATGCTAAGGCTGCTCTGGAGCGTGAATTCCCTTACATCCCGGCTCAGGACATGCGTGCAATCCTAAACCACGCCTTTCTCAAAGGCTCTGGCCGTGTGGGACGCAGTGGCACGGTCGGTAGCGATGAAAGGAAAGTGGAGTTGGCAGCTGAGGCGCACATTCGCCATTTGCATACGGGTTACGAAGGTCTTCTAGATTCCGGGATGGACCGGGAAGACGCCAGGAAGCTTGTGTGGGACAGGGTGAAAGAGGTCAAAAGGATGTGGAAGGAAGGAGTATGA
- a CDS encoding uncharacterized protein (antiSMASH:Cluster_1.8~BUSCO:284287at4751~EggNog:ENOG410PFCW~COG:J~BUSCO:2426at33183): MDEHPSGDESRRKRVKLSEADAAATASSAAQRATGGVGRLRAATSDDVQALKEAEVGITEFVSPDLPGFSGILKKRYTDFLVNEILPSGEVLHLQDINLPASLKASSQNPSVQKSGPEKETAVRENGEPQSADNQPGDRATDAAAGSAETPAVEGGRANPEIPDEDRKILEQHLGPDVAQKVLKLYARALAKPNLRAGDLGRVKSDSVPDKETRTIIHQALRRIFGGRIESSTESDNSLLISSVPVRRLKAQMKGGVADNRRGKLGWSEVGGEYLHFTIYKENKDTMEVINFLARQMKLGVRGFNFAGTKDRRGVTVQRACVFRVDAGRLANMNRILRNAAVGDFEYQKQGLELGELGGNEFVITLRDCDFPVTLGEDPIAAASDLVSTAMENLREKGYFNYYGLQRFGTFATRTDTIGLKMLQSDFKGACECILHYTPACLDAGQGKPREGDDILLSSDDISRAEAIHIFESTGQAGPALAKMPRKFTAESNIIKHLGRKQNDYMGALQTIPRNLRLMYVHAYQSLVWNFSVGERWRLYGDKVVEGDLVLVNEFKDRDSDPTIAEEVDADGEAIVLPDTADSSVSVDSVFERARALTSEEAASGKYTIFDIVLPLPGYDIIYPPNKMTEFYKTFMGSERGGKLDPFDMRRKWKETSLSGSYRKILSRPGPDYSLDVRMYTDDNEQFIKTDLERIRQNAHNFPAKSTNENAKVGNEDMDDKQKEKLAVVVKFQLGASQYATMALRELMKTGGAKVYKPEYMGGR; the protein is encoded by the exons ATGGATGAGCACCCGTCTGGCGATGAATCCCGTCGGAAGCGCGTGAAGCTTTCGGAAGCCGACGCAGCTGCAACGGCGTCTTCGGCTGCACAGCGGGCAACTGGTGGAGTTGGAAGACTTCGAGCAGCGACGTCGGACGATGTGCAGGCATTGAAAGAGGCGGAGGTAGGGATTACGGAGTTTGTAAGCCCAGATCTACCTGGGTTCTCGGGCATTCTTAAAAAACG ATATACCGATTTTCTGGTCAATGAGATCCTCCCATCCGGTGAAGTGCTCCACTTGCAGGACATCAATCTTCCGGCGTCTTTAAAAGCAAGCTCGCAAAATCCTTCGGTGCAGAAGAGTGGGCCAGAGAAAGAAACTGCAGTGCGGGAGAATGGAGAACCCCAATCAGCGGACAACCAGCCGGGTGACAGAGCAACTGATGCGGCTGCAGGCTCAGCAGAGACACCCGCTGTAGAGGGTGGACGGGCAAACCCCGAA ATCCCCGATGAAGACCGAAAGATCCTAGAACAGCATCTTGGGCCAGATGTAGCGCAAAAGGTCCTGAAACTTTACGCTCGTGCACTTGCCAAACCGAATCTCAGAGCTGGAGACTTGGGCCGTGTGAAATCAGACTCAGTACCGGACAAAGAGACGAGAACAATCATCCACCAGGCTCTTCGACGTATATTTGGGGGCCGGATAGAATCTTCAACCGAAAGCGATAACTCGTTGCTAATCTCCTCTGTCCCTGTTCGAAGACTAAAAGCCCAAATGAAAGGTGGTGTTGCGGACAATCGGAGAGGGAAACTGGGCTGGAGTGAAGTCGGAGGCGAGTATCTCCATTTCACTATCTACAAGGAGAACAAAGATACGATGGAGGTGATCAATTTTCTAGCTCGCCAGATGAAACTAGGCGTGAGAGGTTTTAATTTTGCGGGCACAAAGGACCGACGTGGCGTGACGGTTCAACGGGCGTGTGTCTTCCGCGTCGATGCCGGTAGATTGGCAAATATGAATCGTATCCTGCGTAATGCTGCCGTCGGAGATTTTGAATATCAAAAACAGGGATTAGAACTAGGCGAGCTTGGTGGAAACGAGTTCGTCATAACCCTTCGAGATTGCGATTTCCCAGTCACTCTTGGAGAGGACCCAATCGCAGCCGCCTCAGACCTTGTTTCTACCGCAATGGAAAATCTCCGCGAAAAAGGTTACTTCAACTACTATGGACTACAGCGGTTTGGTACTTTTGCGACCCGGACGGACACGATCGGACTCAAGATGCTACAGTCAGACTTCAAGGGAGCGTGTGAATGTATTCTACATTATACTCCGGCTTGCTTGGACGCAGGACAAGGAAAGCCACGCGAAGGAGATGATATTCTTCTAAGCTCTGACGATATCTCCCGCGCAGAAGCAATCCACATCTTCGAATCAACCGGGCAAGCCGGTCCAGCCTTAGCGAAAATGCCGAGAAAGTTCACGGCCGAGTCCAACATCATCAAGCACCTTGGGAGAAAACAGAACGATTACATGGGCGCCTTACAAACGATTCCACGGAACCTGCGGCTGATGTACGTGCACGCCTATCAATCTCTCGTTTGGAACTTCTCCGTTGGCGAACGATGGCGTCTCTACGGCGACAAGGTCGTCGAGGGGGATTTAGTCCTAGTCAATGAATTTAAAGATCGTGATTCCGATCCCACCATTGCTGAGGAAGTCGACGCCGACGGCGAAGCCATCGTCTTACCGGACACTGCCGACAGCTCTGTTTCTGTAGATAGCGTGTTCGAGCGTGCACGAGCACTAACAAGCGAGGAAGCTGCCAGTGGGAAATACACCATCTTCGATATCGTTTTACCACTTCCCGGATACGACATCATCTACCCGCCCAACAAAATGACAGAATTCTACAAGACCTTCATGGGCAGTGAGCGGGGCGGAAAGCTGGATCCCTTCGACATGCGCAGGAAATGGAAAGAAACGAGTCTTAGTGGGAGCTATAGGAAGATTCTTAGTCGACCAGGCCCCGACTATTCGCTCGATGTGAGGATGTACACGGACGACAATGAACAGTTCATCAAGACTGACCTAGAGCGAATTCGTCAAAATGCCCACAACTTTCCAGCGAAGTCAACCAATGAGAACGCCAAAGTTGGAAATGAGGATATGGACGAcaaacagaaagaaaagctgGCTGTGGTAGTCAAATTCCAGCTTGGGGCGAGCCAATATGCTACCATGGCACTTAGAGAGCTGATGAAAACTGGGGGAGCTAAGGTTTACAAGCCAGAATATATGGGTGGGAGGTGA
- a CDS encoding uncharacterized protein (antiSMASH:Cluster_1.8~EggNog:ENOG410PNQ3~COG:S~BUSCO:11318at33183): MAVTRAHPVLRLSDSPQRLLTSDMISPPLSPESGFDPNRVTPAFLSALEYVATKFLSMSMHARFIVARFTPLPIGQGSNLNIIPVTTQDKEAWALCSKYVRRAAKKYHLSSSWMTPLDLCDTPMMHWEHIVKRSLVQGDVLFSHEGLSLLNIDHVYSLKQQLNALSRNKTDHIPKHIYLDSCLYLLRQTMRETQGRPFTRGFIHCTYDHLHVRDDLLLLLAKEYRAQYGQEAIAMFKPRPKNQRETKYFINCRGSMQRQPSMHQKPRTPNTATDVTPITRGEWQFLLEQSLAHMHTGAFR, from the coding sequence ATGGCTGTTACACGAGCTCACCCCGTTCTTCGGCTCTCCGACAGCCCCCAACGCCTCCTAACGTCAGACATGATCTCTCCTCCCCTGTCGCCTGAATCGGGATTTGATCCTAATCGTGTCACTCCCGCTTTTCTCTCTGCCTTGGAATATGTGGCAACCAAGTTTCTTTCGATGTCTATGCATGCCAGATTCATCGTCGCCCGTTTCACACCGCTCCCCATTGGACAAGGGTCGAATTTAAACATCATCCCTGTAACAACGCAAGACAAAGAAGCATGGGCGCTGTGCAGCAAATACGTCCGTCGGGCAGCAAAAAAGTACCACCTCTCCTCAAGCTGGATGACCCCACTCGATCTCTGCGACACACCAATGATGCACTGGGAGCACATCGTCAAACGGTCCCTGGTACAAGGTGACGTTCTTTTCAGCCACGAAGGGCTCTCGCTACTCAACATCGACCATGTTTATTCCTTAAAACAGCAGTTAAATGCCCTTTCTAGAAACAAAACCGACCATATTCCGAAGCACATATATCTCGATAGCTGTCTCTATTTGCTGAGGCAAACAATGCGAGAAACGCAAGGCCGGCCATTCACCCGAGGATTCATCCACTGTACATACGACCATCTCCATGTCCGTGATGatctcctccttctcctggCAAAAGAATACCGAGCCCAATACGGCCAAGAAGCCATAGCCATGTTTAAACCGAGACCGAAGAACCAGAGGGAAACAAAATATTTTATCAATTGTCGGGGAAGCATGCAAAGGCAGCCAAGCATGCACCAAAAGCCTCGCACCCCGAACACTGCTACCGACGTGACACCAATTACGAGAGGCGAGTGGCAGTTTTTGTTGGAACAAAGTTTGGCCCATATGCACACAGGAGCTTTTCGATGA
- the SPT20 gene encoding Transcription factor spt20 (antiSMASH:Cluster_1.8~EggNog:ENOG410PMJI~COG:S), producing the protein MATAISTKSATPAGKLKRPTPSFVQTGANGIKPPQPPPSPIASASRPGTTNQAASSPSMNSVTINGVSNRQLARARKEPLKISDPSSRLRITTRARSNDAVNGDKRPAKRLPEPYVKTTSYILKKYAKQPPSFTIHLHPTHFRFEQQDGSFPYNSEMKVIIAHIKAGTIPHDMMEELLRGGVRFYEGCLIVRVIDHKSLSAQPNSSKSSSKEKSSLFSIHNYNEHITPSSYVPYPKQSQPQPKISSAPQSDQQSRGQTTPAPNIAVSGPNKDKEVQAEPSNDANADSPEPRVFTTVLHPTPQSLQAELTILSMTPDPRALPRRQSQAYQASRTSASATLPSPSTPLTAAQSQSTDRGPPAKRQKMMVEPHEMLDFEAKMIKATAPPLYLDPVDSFHASQKLLKSLESPLHRNRPPSPKTRRRTIAELAADEALAAEEERYMLIMDERLEPITAAAASGNKSAVDEECGAAPFEPRFSRFKTLENIRAQYEEKAKRDHERKLQQDRMKREQQEAERERRRPELRQLEEQAREERRKQLAAQHAQPPNQAQLMAAQQSRRPPSRGTVTAVPGTQPPPPHVVSASQGPQSSPVVRNITPHASSPLAGHVMVPNMNQGITMGMSSSAEAAGSPLAAAVSMQPGHPNVMSHAMVASRSQQGHSAHGTPQMPHGTPAMSHATPIMRNITPTQRMSHGSPNTTTMAQTPVMGQAMMAPQMNGMMMTPQQQHAMMQQRQAILAQQQNLAAGHQFNPQQVVQMHANAVAQQNIQQAQRQQHQQMLQQQQHHPQQQPPSQGPQQQQPMHPQAYQAQLLRSQLAQMQAAQQGHQQQHHGSMPQLSAQQQQMMAAAQQAGQQPNGINNPRKHPLAQHYGNLYQSHLQRLRNEMAAKYMSQYGHPSQYPPNLRAQFFEGLEKISRQYVSEVMKKDRENGHQRAILAAQVAQNQAQAQAQAQAQAQAQALQQQQQQHSMMGNGPG; encoded by the exons ATGGCGACAGCCATCTCAACCAAATCCGCTACGCCTGCCGGTAAACTCAAACGTCCCACGCCCAGCTTCGTCCAAACCGGGGCCAACGGCATCAAACCTCCGCAGCCCCCTCCATCCCCTATAGCTTCAGCAAGCAGGCCCGGCACCACAAACCAAGCTGCCTCGTCACCGTCGATGAACTCCGTGACCATAAATGGCGTGTCCAACCGGCAATTGGCGAGGGCGAGAAAGGAGCCGCTGAAGATCTCCGACCCGTCCTCAAGATTGCGCATTACAACAAGAGCCCGGAGCAATGATGCCGTGAACGGTGATAAGCGACCGGCAAAGCGACTGCCTGAGCCCTACG TGAAAACTACGTCATACATTCTGAAGAAATACGCGAAACAACCGCCGTCCTTCACCATACATCTGCATCCTACCCATTTTCGTTTTGAACAGCAAGATGGGAGCTTCCCGTATAATTCTGAGATGAAAGTCATCATCGCACATATTAAGGCTGGAACCATTCCCCACGATATGATGGAGGAATTGCTCAGGGGCGGGGTGAGATTTTACGAAG GCTGCCTGATTGTCCGGGTTATCGACCATAAATCACTGTCCGCCCAACCAAACTCTTCGAAATCATCCTCAAAAGAGAAGAGTTCACTATTTTCCATACATAACTATAACGAACACATAACTCCATCTTCCTATGTGCCTTATCCGAAGCAGAGCCAGCCACAGCCAAAAATCAGCAGTGCTCCACAGTCCGACCAACAGTCCCGAGGTCAGACCACACCGGCTCCGAACATCGCAGTGTCAGGGCCAAACAAAGACAAAGAGGTCCAGGCTGAACCCTCTAATGACGCGAACGCAGACTCTCCCGAGCCAAGGGTCTTCACCACCGTTCTTCATCCTACTCCTCAATCACTACAAGCCGAATTAACCATCCTGTCAATGACCCCCGATCCAAGAGCGTTACCACGTCGACAATCGCAAGCTTACCAAGCGTCGCGGACTTCAGCGTCCGCGACTCTCCCTTCACCATCTACCCCTTTGACAGCGGCTCAATCCCAATCGACTGATCGTGGGCCTCCTGCAAAGCGCCAGAAAATGATGGTGGAACCGCACGAGATGTTGGATTTTGAGGCTAAAATGATTAAAGCTACGGCGCCTCCACTGTATCTGGATCCGGTCGACAGCTTCCACGCGAGCCAAAAGCTTCTCAAGTCTTTGGAATCACCTCTTCACCGCAATAGGCCACCTTCGCCTAAGACCAGAAGACGAACAATTGCCGAACTAGCGGCTGATGAGGCACTCGCGGCAGAAGAGGAGCGATATATGCTTATTATGGATGAGCGACTTGAGCCTATTACTGCAGCTGCTGCTAGTGGAAATAAATCTGCAGTTGATGAGGAATGCGGCGCGGCGCCGTTTGAGCCCCGGTTTTCAAGGTTTAAGACACTGGAAAATATTCGGGCTCAATATGAGGAAAAGGCGAAGCGTGATCACGAGCGGAAACTCCAGCAGGATCGCATGAAGCGAGAGCAACAAGAAGCCGAAAGGGAGAGACGCCGGCCTGAGCTTCGCCAGCTTGAGGAGCAAGCTAGAGAAGAACGACGGAAGCAACTTGCCGCCCAACACGCTCAACCGCCAAACCAAGCCCAGCTTATGGCTGCCCAGCAAAGTCGGCGGCCTCCATCCCGAGGAACCGTGACCGCTGTCCCTGGCACACAGCCTCCACCACCACATGTCGTCTCGGCGTCGCAAGGTCCCCAGTCATCTCCGGTTGTACGGAATATCACGCCTCATGCATCTTCACCTCTAGCAGGACACGTAATGGTGCCTAATATGAATCAAGGTATTACTATGGGAATGAGTAGCTCAGCCGAGGCCGCAGGAAGCCCTCTTGCTGCCGCAGTTTCTATGCAGCCTGGTCACCCGAACGTTATGAGCCATGCGATGGTCGCTAGCCGAAGCCAACAGGGCCATAGTGCGCATGGAACGCCCCAGATGCCCCACGGAACTCCAGCAATGTCTCATGCCACTCCGATTATGCGGAATATTACTCCAACTCAACGTATGAGTCATGGCAGCCCGAATACAACCACTATGGCACAAACTCCTGTAATGGGCCAGGCTATGATGGCTCCGCAGATGAACGGAATGATGATGACCCCTCAACAGCAACATGCTATGATGCAACAAAGGCAGGCAATTTTGGCACAACAGCAGAATCTTGCTGCCGGACATCAATTTAATCCACAGCAAGTGGTGCAAATGCACGCAAACGCAGTAGCTCAACAGAATATTCAGCAAGCGCAGCGGCAACAACACCAGCAAATGttacagcagcagcagcaccaTCCACAACAGCAACCACCTTCGCAAGGCCCACAACAGCAACAGCCGATGCACCCCCAGGCATATCAGGCACAGCTACTTCGCTCACAATTGGCACAGATGCAAGCTGCGCAGCAGGGTCATCAGCAGCAACATCACGGAAGCATGCCTCAGCTATCAGCTCAGCAGCAACAAATGATGGCGGCAGCGCAGCAAGCTGGTCAACAGCCCAATGGTATCAACAATCCTAGGAAGCATCCACTGGCGCAGCACTACGGGAACCTGTACCAAAGTCATCTTCAACGACTGCGAAATGAAATGGCTGCCAAATACATGTCGCAATACGGTCATCCTTCTCAATATCCACCAAATCTTCGTGCCCAGTTCTTTGAGGGCCTCGAAAAGATTTCTCGACAATACGTTAGCGAGGTTATGAAAAAAGACCGTGAAAATGGCCATCAGCGTGCTATCCTTGCTGCACAAGTTGCTCAGAATCAAGCTCAAGCTCAGGCTCAAGCCCAAGCCCAAGCCCAAGCCCAAGCGCtacagcagcaacagcagcaacatAGCATGATGGGCAATGGCCCGGGTTGA